One Streptomyces sp. CG4 genomic window, GTACGAGCGCAGTGGGCCGTCGGCCTGGATGCCCTCGCGCCACTCGGCCTCCACCTCCGGGACGCCGTGGTAGGGGTCGAGCGCCGACTGGGCGATGATGAGCGGGCCGCCCAGACCACGCCGCGATCCGCCCCGGCCCTCGTCCTCCTCGCAGTAGCAGGAGTCGACGATGTTCTCGGCGAGCAGGAACTTGCCGGCGGCCGTCAGGCGGTCCAGGTCCAGCGCGCCCGGATGCTGCAGTACGACGGCCCGGCCGAACTGGAAGCCGGAGAAGTCCCCCGTCCAGGACGCGGGGAACAGGTCCAGGTCCCGGGCCCAGCTCTCCAGGCGGCGGTCGACCTCGGCCGCCTTGTCCGGGTCGGCGGGCACCGCCGGCCGGTACAGCAGTCCCGGGATCGCTCCGGTGCGCCGAGCCCGCAGGCTCTGGGCGAGGCTGGGCGGGCCGGGTAGCTGGTAGGCGGTCGCTGTTGTGGTCATGGGGCGCTCCAGGCGGTCATTCGGAGAGCCGGCCGATCTGGACGTTCTCCAGAATCCCGGCCGCGTCGGGCACGAGGATGGCCAGCGAGTAGTACGCGGTCACTAGGTAGTTGACGATCGCGGCAGAGTCGATGCCCATGAACCGGACGTTCAGGCCTGGTTGATGCTCTTCCGGGATGCCGGTCTGATAGAGGCCGATGACCCCCTGGTCGGCCTCGCCGGTGCGCAGGGCGATGATGCTGCTGGTGTGGTCGTCGCTGATCGGGATCTTGCCACAGGGGAAGATCGGCACACCGCGCCACGCCGGTACCTCGTGGCCGTCCACGCTCACGGTCCCGGGAACCAGGCCACGCCGGTTGCATTGTCGGAAGAACGCCGCGATCGCCTTGGGATGGGCGAGGAAAACCTTCGTCTTGCGCCGCATGGAGAGCAGTTCGTCCATGTCGTCCGGGGTCGGCGGGCCGGTGAAGGTGCTGATCCGCTGGCCGTAGTCGACGTTGTGCAAAAGCCCGAACTCCCGGTTGTTGACCAGCTCCCACTCCTGGCGCTCGCGGATCTCCTCGACCGTGAGCCGGAGCTGCTGCTGGGTCTGGTCCATCGGATGGTTGTAGAGGTCGGCGACCCGGGTGTGCACCCGCAGCACGGCCTGGGTGAGGGACAACTCGTATTCGCGCGGGGCGAGTTCGTAGTCCACGAAGCCGCCGGGCAGTGTGGGCTCGCCGACATGGCCGGCCTGCACCGGCACCTCGGCCTCGCCCTTGCGGTTCATGGGCTTGTTCTGGCGATCGACATACGCCTGGAGATGCGCCGCGAGGGACGGCACCCGCTCGGTGAACTCCTGCACGACGGTCCAGGGCAGCGCGAGCACCACACCCGCGGTCTCGGCCCGCACCGAGGCCAGCCACAGCGGGTCGGACTGTCCGACCGCCTCGTCGCCCATCTGGTCACCGTCGGTGACGACCCCGGTGATCTCCTCATCGCCGTACTTGCCGGAGGTGTACCGGGTGAACCGGCCGTGCACGACCAGATACGCCTCGGTCACGGGCTGGCCGGCCTCGAACAGCACCTGCCCGGCGCGCACCTCGCGGGGCTGGAAACGGCCGGCGACCTCCCGCAGCACCTCGATGTCCGGGTAGCCGCGCAGGATCGGCAGCTCGGTCAGCGTCTCGGGAATGACCCGGATGTCGTCGGCGCCGTTCTGCTCGAAGTGCACCCGGCCGCGCCCCGTGCGCAGCTGGAGGCGGCGGTTGACCCGGTAGGCGCCGCCCTTGACGTCCACCCACGGCAGGGTCTTCAGCAGCCATCGTGAGGTGATGGCCTGCATCTGCGGTTCGGACTTGGTGGTCGTGGCGAGCTGGCGTGCCGCCCGGGTGCTGAGGCTGGTGAGCTGCCCGTCGGCCGCGGGTTCGGGGGCGGGTTCGTCGACGGCGGAACCGGTGGCGCTGTCCGGTGTGGTCACATTCCCTCCAGCGGAGCTGCTTGTGTACAGGGGTGGCCGGGATCGATGGGTGGTGACCGTGGTGGTCCTGCACCCGGGCCAAGCCAAACAGTCCTCGTGAGGTGCCCGATACAGCGCGAAGGGGGCGGAACCCGCCACTCAGGTGCGTAAACCTGCCAATATGGGCGCGCCCGCCGAACGGCGTGCCCGCGCGCCGGTGCACCACGCCTTCGCTCACGCCGGTGTGGTGCGCCCCCGCTCACGCCGGTGTGGCCCGCCACGGTCGCGCCGCCCGGTACGCGGCCGGCCGTGTCTGCCGCTCCGCCGCGACGCCGCCGATGCGCGTTCCCGGCGGATCGGGTGGTCCGGCGTCGGCTCGGGCCCGGGGTGGGTGTTCGGCGCGCGGGGCGCCGGGGGGATGGCTAGCGTGAGTTTCGGGACGTAGCGCCCGAGGCGTGGATCATCCGTACGGGACATACACCAGGAGGGCCGCGAGCATGGCCGTACAACCCGAGGGAACGCCCTGTTGGGCCGATGCGATGTTCAGCGACGTCGAGGGAGCCAAGCGCTTCTACAGCGATGTCCTCGGCTGGACCTTCGGCGAGTCGTCGTCGGAGTACGGCAACTACACGCAGGCCTATGCGGACGGCAAGGCGGTCGCCGCCGTCGTCCCGCCCATGCCCGGCCAGGAGGGGCCGTCGCAGTGGTGCCTGTACTTCGCCTCGCCGGACGCCGCCGCCACCGCGCGCAAAATCAGGGAGAACGGCGGCGAGGTGCTGATGGAGCCGATGCAGGTCGGCGACTTCGGCACGATGTGCCTGGCCCGGGAGCCCAGCGGAGCCGTCTTCGGCGTCTGGCAGGCCGGCACTCATGAGGGCTTCGAGGCGGTCGCGACCCCGGGTGCCTACTGCTGGGCGGAGGTCTTCACCCGGGAGCCCGAGAAGGCCGACACCTTCCTCTCCGCCGTCTTCCCGTACCGGATGAAGCAGATCGAGGACCAGGCCGTCGACTTCCGGATGTTCGACATCGGCGAGAACACCGTCCTCGGCCGGATGCGGATGACCGACGACTTCCCGCCCGAGGTGCCGTCGTACATCAATGTCTACTTCACCGTCGACGACTGCGACGAGGCCGTGGCGCGCGCCACCAAGCTCGGCGGTGTCCTCCGCTTCGGGCCGATGAGCAGCCCCTTCGGCCGGTTCGCGGCGCTGAGCGACCCGCAGGGCGCGAATTTCTCGGTGATCGACATCACCACCACGGAAGGCGAGATGCCGAAGACCAAGGACGTCTGACCCGCCCGTGACGGGGTCCGGCCCGGGCGTGGGATGATCGTGCCCATGCGTGAACGTGTGGTGGCCGCGTGCGACGGGGCTTCGAAGGGAAACCCGGGACCGGCGGGATGGGCGTGGGTGGT contains:
- a CDS encoding family 2B encapsulin nanocompartment shell protein, yielding MTTPDSATGSAVDEPAPEPAADGQLTSLSTRAARQLATTTKSEPQMQAITSRWLLKTLPWVDVKGGAYRVNRRLQLRTGRGRVHFEQNGADDIRVIPETLTELPILRGYPDIEVLREVAGRFQPREVRAGQVLFEAGQPVTEAYLVVHGRFTRYTSGKYGDEEITGVVTDGDQMGDEAVGQSDPLWLASVRAETAGVVLALPWTVVQEFTERVPSLAAHLQAYVDRQNKPMNRKGEAEVPVQAGHVGEPTLPGGFVDYELAPREYELSLTQAVLRVHTRVADLYNHPMDQTQQQLRLTVEEIRERQEWELVNNREFGLLHNVDYGQRISTFTGPPTPDDMDELLSMRRKTKVFLAHPKAIAAFFRQCNRRGLVPGTVSVDGHEVPAWRGVPIFPCGKIPISDDHTSSIIALRTGEADQGVIGLYQTGIPEEHQPGLNVRFMGIDSAAIVNYLVTAYYSLAILVPDAAGILENVQIGRLSE
- a CDS encoding VOC family protein, which codes for MAVQPEGTPCWADAMFSDVEGAKRFYSDVLGWTFGESSSEYGNYTQAYADGKAVAAVVPPMPGQEGPSQWCLYFASPDAAATARKIRENGGEVLMEPMQVGDFGTMCLAREPSGAVFGVWQAGTHEGFEAVATPGAYCWAEVFTREPEKADTFLSAVFPYRMKQIEDQAVDFRMFDIGENTVLGRMRMTDDFPPEVPSYINVYFTVDDCDEAVARATKLGGVLRFGPMSSPFGRFAALSDPQGANFSVIDITTTEGEMPKTKDV